The genomic window GGGTGGTGAGCTCGTCGAAGGCGAACATGATGTCCGCGCCGATGTTGTGCTGCACCCTCATGGAGACCTCCGGGGTGAACCGGTGCAGGTCCCCGTTGAGGTAGGAGCGGAACCACACGCCGTCGTCGTCCACGCGCGCCATGCGTTTCTGGCCGGGCGCCATCTGGGAGTCGCCCAGGGGGTTGGCCACGGTGGACATGTCGATCACCTTGCCCAGCCCCGAGCCCAGGGACATCACCTGGAACCCGCCGGAGTCCGTGAACGTGGGTCCGGGCCAGTTCATGAAGGTGCCCAGCCCGCCGGCCTCGTCCAGCACGTCGTCCCCGGGTTCGAGGAACAGGTGGTACGCGTTGGCCAGCATGGCCTGCGCGCCCTCGGCCGCCATGGACTCGGGCAGCACGGCCTTCATCGCGGCCTGGGTGGCCACGGGGATGAACGCGGGCGTCCGGATCTGCCCGTGCGGGGTGGTGATGGTGCCCGTGCGGGCCTGGAACTGTCCGCCGTTCTCGCGCACCCGCTCCTCGGGCAGGGTGGGGCTGTCGCGCAGCCGGGTGTGGAGCTCGAAGCTGAACGGGGGCACGGAGTCTGTGGTGGGCACCCGACCATTGTGCCGGGTCCGGCGGCCGCAGGGGTCCCGGGCCCGTGCCGACGCGGGGACGACGCCGCTCGGGGCCACCGCGCGGCGTCGTCGCAGGGGTCTCAGCGCGCCATGCCACGGTGCCCCCGAATCCCGGTGCGGGCGTCGCTGAGGCGCCCTGGGTCTTGGGGTGCCGCTCCCGCGGGGGCCCGGGATCTCAGCCGGCCGGGGGAACGTGGCCGAGCCGCTGCGAGACCTCCCGTGCCGCGTCCGTGCACGCCTCCACCATCAGGGCCACCTGGTCCTCCGTGACCCGGTACCGCGGGGCCGCGATCACCACCGCGGAGACCAGCTCACCCCGGTGGTCGAAGACCGGGGCGGCCACCCCGACCTCGTCCACGGAGGTCCGGCCGTAGTTCACGGCCACCCCGGCCTCCCGCACCTCGGCGAGCTCGCCCAGGTAGGCGTCCACGGCGGCGTCGGCCGTGGAGTGGTGCGTGAGGGTGCCCGCCAGCAGCAGCGCGCGCACCCGCTCCTGGGGCTGGTGGGCCAGGAACACCTGGACCGTGGAGCTGGGCGCGGAGTTGTAGCGGGTGCCCAGCGGGACGGTGTGCTTGATCTCCCGCGGGCTCGGGATCTGCTCCACGCACACCGTCTCCGTGCCGTTCCACACCACCAGGGCGCTGGTCTCACCGGTGCGCTCGGTGAGCTCCTGCAGCACGGGGTAGGCCACGCGGCGCTCGTCCAGCTCTGCGAGCAGCGGCCCGGCCAGGGTGATCAGTCCGAGCCCCAGGGTGTACTTGAGGGACTGCGGGTCCCGCTCCACCAGGTTCTCCTGCTCCAGGCTGGTCAGGATCCGGGACACGGTGGACTTGTGCAGTCCCACGCGGCCGGCGATGTCCGTGACGCCCAGGTGCGGCTCATCCACGGTGAAGCAGCGCAGCACGCCGATGGCGTTGGAGACCACCGGGGTGGTGCGGGAGTCGTTGGTCGCAGTAGTCATGGTGCCCCGTATTCTCCCGCACGCAGCGGGGCGGCGCCGCGCGCACGCGACACCGCCCCGCTGCGTGACGGGGTTCTCACGCGTCCACGATGTTGTGCTCGGGGCCGTAGGGGAACTTGGTGATGTTCTCCACGGTGTCCTCCCCGATCACCAGGATGTCGTGCTCGCGGTAGCCGCCGGCGCCGGGCTGGCCTTCCGGGATGGTGATCATGGGCTCCATGGAGATCACCATGCCCGGTTCCAGCACGGTGTCGATGTCCTCGCGCAGCTCCAGCCCGGCCTCCCGCCCGTAGTAGTGGGAGAGCACGCCGAACGAGTGGCCGTAGCCGAACGTCCGGTTGGCCAGCAGCCCGTGGGACACGTAGATCTTGTTGAGCTCGTGGGCGATGTCCTTGCACACCGCACCCGGTTTGATGAGCTCCTGGCCGCGCTCGTGGACCTCCACGTTGATCTCCCACAGCTCGCGGGAACGGGCATCCGGCTCCCCCAGGAACAGGGTGCGCTCCAGGGCGGTGTAGTACCCGGAGGTCATCGGGAAGCAGTTCAGGGACAGGATGTCCCCGCGCCGCAGCCTGCGCGTGGTGGCCCAGTTGTGGGCGCCGTCCGTGTTGAGCCCGGACTGGAACCACACCCACGTGTCCCGGACCTCGCGCAGCGGGAACGTGGTGGCGATCTCGTGGATCATCGCCTCGGTCCCGGCCAGCGCCACCTCGTACTCGGTGACGCCCTCGCGGATCGCGTTGCGGATGGCCTCACCGCCCAGGTCACCGATGCGCGCGCCGTCCTTGATCACCGCGATCTCCTCCGCGGACTTGAACATGCGCTGGCGCATGGACTCCAGGGAGATGTCCACCAGCTCGGCGTCCGGGAACGCGTCCTGGATGCGCTGGCGGTTCAGCAGCGGCAGGGCGTCGTCCTCCACACCGATCCTGCGGGCGGTGATCCCGCGCTGGCGCAGCACCTCCTGCAGCGCGAAGTAGTAGTTGTCGCGCTGCCAGTCCGTGTAGACCACGTTCTCGCCGTAGCTGGTGCGCCACGGCATGCCGGCGTCGATGTTCGCGGTCACGGTCACGGAGTCCTCCGGGGTGACCACCAGCGCGTAGCTGCGCCCGAACGTGGTGTAGAGGAAGTCCGAGTAGTACTTGATGCCGTGGTGGCTGGTGAGGATCACGGCGTCCAGCTGCTTCTCCGCCATGATCCGGCGCAGCCCGTCCAGGCGGCGCTCGAACTCGGCGTCGGAGAACGTGAGCTGCTCCTTCTGGCCGTTGTGCATGACCTTCAGACGGGCCAGCTCCGAGACATCGGTGGCGGGTGACGTGTTCATGATCCTCCTTGGTGGTGGGGTTGGTGGGGTTGGTGGGGTTGGTGGGTCCGGGACGGGGGCGACGCCGCGGCGTCGCCGTCCCTGCCCCGGTGGCGGTGGGTCGGTGGCCCCGTGCCGCCCGCCCCGGGCGGCGGGGCCGGTGGGCGGTGCGGTCAGCGGGACGTGCGGGTCAGTGCGACAGCGGTTCGCGGTGCGTCTCGTGGGAGAGGGCGACCGCCACGAAGGACACCGCGGCGGCGGCCATCAGGTACCAGGCGGGGGCGAGCTGGCTGTGGAACGCGGAGATCAGCAGCGTGGCCATGAAGGGTGCGGTGCCGCCGAAGATCGCGTTGGACAGGTTGAAGCTCACCGCGAAGCCGCTGTAGCGGATGCGGGTGGGGAACTGCTCGGCCAGGAAGCTGGGCAGAGTGCCGTCGTTGAGGGTGAGCATGGCGCCCAGCACCACCTGCACCAGCAGCACCACCAGGAACGAGCCCTCGTCCAGCAGCAGGAACAGCGGGACGGTCAGCAGCACGAAGCACACGGACGCGGCCATGAGCAGCTTCTTGCGCCCGAAACGGTCCGAGGCCAGGCCCGTGAGGAAGATGAAGCCGATGTAGGACAGCAGCGCCAGGGACGTGGCCAGGAAGGACTCGGTCTTGCCGAAGCCGATCTCCTCGGAGAGGTACGTGGGCATGTAGCTGAGCAGCATGTAGAAGCCCACGGCGTTGAGCAGCACGGCGCCGCACGCGCGCAGCAGCGTGGCCCAGTGGTGGCGGAACATGTCCCGCACGGGGGCGTGGATGACCTCGTCCTCCTGGGCGAGCTCCTGGAACACGGGGGTGTCCTCGAGCTTGGTGCGCACGTAGCGTCCGATCAGGCCCATGGGGGCGGCCAGCAGGAAGGGGATGCGCCAGCCCCACACGTTCATCTGGTCCCCGGAGAGGACGGCGGTCAGGGCGGCCACGAACAGGGAGCCGAACAGCAGACCAGCAGCCGTGCTTGCGGGCACCACCGCGGCGTAGAGCCCGCGGCGGTGGGCCGGGGCGTACTCCACCAGGAAGGCCGAGGCCCCGGCGTACTCACCGGCGGCGGAGAAGCCCTGCACGATCCGCACCACCAGCAGCAGGATGGGCGCAAAGATCCCGATGCTCCCGTAGCCGGGGATCAGGGCCATGCAGAACGTGGCGCCGGTCATGATCAGGATGGACAGGGACAGCGCGGTGCGCCGCCCGAGCCGGTCCCCCAGGTGGCCCCAGAAGAAGCCGCCCACGGGCCGGACGAAGAACGAGATGGCGAACAGTGCGAAGGTGGCGAGCAGCGCCGTCTGCGGGTCGGACTCCGGGAAGAACACCACCGCGATGGTCGCGGCCAGGTAGCCGTACACGGCGTAGTCGAACCACTCCACGAAGTTGCCGATGAAGCTGGCCCCGATCACCCGGCGGCGCGTCCCGGCGGACACCGCCGCCGCTGCGGCCGGTGGTCCTCCCGCGGGGGCCGCCTGTGGAGTTGCAGCATCGTGCGTCATGGGTCCCCCAGGGGTCGGGGGTTGCAAGGAGTGCAACCCGGTTGCCACAAGCTACGGTGCGGAACGCTGTCCGGTCAATGGAGGACCGGTAACTTGCGGGCCCGGAGGTAGGACGCCGCGCGGCCCGGAACCGTCATGGGTTCCGGGCCGCGCGTGAAGGCAACGGTGTTGCGCCGGGGGGGGGGTGACGCCGTGGAGGGCCGCTCAGCGACCCCAGCCCGCGTGGGCGATTGCCTGCCGGATGAGGTCCTCGCGTCCGCCCTCGAACTCCTCCTGGACGTCCAGGGATAGTGCCTCGTCCGGGGTCATCCAGGACAGCTGCAGCGCGTCCTGGCGGGGTTCGCACTCGCCGCGCACGGGGATGATGTAGCTCAGGGCCACGGCGTGCTGGCGGTCGTCGGTGAGTCCCGTCTCGGACGGGGACGGGAAGAACTCGGACACCGCGAACGGCACGGTGGTGGAGGGCATCTGCGGCATGGCCAGCGGGCCGAGGTCCTTCTCGAGGTGGCGCAGGAGTGCGGCGCGCACCGTCTCGCGGTACATCACGCGCCCGGAGACGAACGTGCGGACCATCCGGCCCTCGTCGTTGGCGGTGAGCAGCAGCCCGATCTCAGAGAGGCAGCCCAGGGGGTCCAGGCGCACGGGAATGGCCTGGACGTACACGATGGGCAGCGTGGCGCGGGCTCGGTTGAGGTCCTCCTCGCTGAGCCAACCAGGGTTCGGGTCCGGGGTGCGTACTGAGCTCATGCCTCGTTTCTACCCCCGGCGTACCCCTGCGGGCCAGAGTCCGCGCGCGTGGCGGGCCCGGTTCAGCGGTCAGCCGAACGCGCGGCCGCCTCCAGCACGGTCCACGCCTGCACCTGGGTGCTCAGCTCCACGGGCGCGCCGGTGCGCTGCGCCTGGTTCGCGTGCTCGGCGGGCTCCGGGGAGAACACCGCCACGGTCTCGCCGCCGTCCGCGCCCGGAGTCGAGAAGTCCTCGTCCGGGTCGAACTCGCGCCGCCCGTCCCACAGGGCGTCCGCGGTGTCGCACACCAGCGCCTTCGCCGTGCGGCGCGTCTCGGCATCCACGTCGGACGACGACGCCGCCTCGCCCAGGTACCGCGCCAGGATCCCCGTGAACAGTCCGGCATCCCCACCGCCCTGGCCCGTGAGCACGGGAGCGCCGTGCGGGCCGGGGACCGTGAACTGCTGCGCCGCTCCCTGCACGAGCTGGGAGGCGCGGGAGAGCCAGAGCTCGCGCTGGGCGGCGTCGTCCGTCACGCGCGCCAGCGCGAGGGCGGCACCCAGGGCGGGGCCGCTGTTGTAGGTGTAGACGTGCGGGTCCACCGCCGTGATCTCCGAGCCGGAGCCCGCGGCGACCATGCGGATGCCGTCCAGGAACACGCCGCGCTCGGCGTCGAAGAGGGTGTCGAACAGCCACGTGAGCAGCGCGCGGGCCTCGTCCACCCGGTGCATCCGCAGGAAGCTCAGTGCCACCGGGGCCGTGGACGCGGTGTTCTTGTAGTCGCGGGTCATGTTCCACCACGCCCCGCCGCCCAGGTTCTCGTCGCACCCCGCCTCGAGCCGCTTGGCCAGAGCGACGCCGTCGTCCTGCACCGTGCGCGTGGTGCGGCCCGTGGCGGCGACGTCCTCGTGGCGCAGCCTCCCCAGCGCGAGAGACAGCCATGCCATGTCGTCGAAGAACACGTTGTTGGTCACCCGGCCACCGCTGTGCACGGCGATGCCCCGCAGCAGCTGGTGCGCGCGGGAGCGGGCCAGGGCGGCGTCGTCGTGGTGACCGGCCGCGCGCTCGCGGGCGGCGGCGTCCACGAACGCCTCCAGCAGGTGCGCCTGCCACCAGTAGTGCCACGGGCCGCGGCGCGGGTGCGGGAACGCGACGGCGCCCAGGTACGTGCCCGGCACACGGAACGCGCGGGAGCCGAACAGCCGGTCCACGGAACGGGCGGCCGTGGCGGCGCGGTGGGCGGGGGGCTCGGACATCGCGGGGCTCCTGCGGGACGTGGCGGGGTGTGGCAGAAGCCTAACGGCCCGAGCGGGAGGGGTGCGCTGTGCCAAGGGACTGTCAGCATTGAGCCGCCGCCTGGTTCGCAGGGGTGGGCATCCCGGCCCCCTCCTGCGGGCCGCGAGCCTCCCTCAGCCCAGCGCCTCCCGCAGCGCCGGCTCCCGCACCTGGTCCCCGAGCCACGGGCTGAACGCGTAGGGGGCTGACTCCACCGCCGCAATCAGGTCCCGCGGCGCGGTCCAGGCGTACTCGGCCACCTCCGATTCCGCGGGCTGCGGGTCGGTGTCGGTGACGGCCACGAACACGGGGCAGAACTCGTTCTCCACCACGCCGGTGGCGTCCGTGGCGCGGTACTGGAACTCGGGGACCACCACGGTGAGGTTGCGGATCTCCAGCCCCAGTTCCTGGCGGGCGCGGCGGGCGATCGCGTCCTCGAAGGACTCGTGCGGCCCCGGGTGCCCGCAGAAGCTGTTGGACCACACGCCGGGCCACGTGCGCTTGCTCAGCGCTCGGCGGGTCACGAGCACCCGACCGTCCGGGTTGAGCACGTGGCACGAGAACGCCAGGTGCAGCGGGGTGGCCTCGGTGTGGACCTCGGACTTCAGTGCGGTCCCGGTCGGCTGGTGCTGCTCGTCCAGGAGCACGACGCGCTCCGGGGTGCTGTTCTCGCTCACGGTGCCGCCTCACGGTGGTGTGTTAGGTTCCTCGCCATGGTATCGGCCGGGTCGGACACGCAGTGAGACGCCGCGTGACCCCTCCGCTGCCCATCGTTCGCGGCGTGGGCCCCACCCGCGTGCGGATGCCCGGCCCGGGCGCCCCGGACCCCGTTCTCGACTCCCTCCCCGGTCTGCCCGCCACCGCGGTGGACTACGTCCGGGCCCGCTTTCCCGACGACGCCGCGTGGTTCGCCGAGCAGGTGGCGGCCGGTCGTGTGCTCGGGGACGGCGGCGTCGTCGTGACCCCGGAGACCCCCTACGAGCCCGGGGTGTCCGTGTGGTTCCACCGCCCCGTGCCGGACGAGGACGCTCCGCCCGTCACACTGGACGTGCTCCACGAGGACGAGTGGATCATGGCCGTGGACAAGCCCCACGGGCTGTGCAGCACACCCAAGGGGGAGAACGTGCGGCGCTCGGTGGTGGTGGCCGCGCGCTGCCAGTTCGACAACGACGAGATCTCCGCGCTGCACCGCCTGGACCGCTCCACCGGCGGGGTGCTACTGCTGTGCAAGCGCGCGGAGGACCGGAGCGCGTTCCACCGCCTGTTCCAGGAGCGCACGGTGCGCAAGACGTACTGGGCCGTGGCGGGCGTGAACGAGCGCGTGGGGGAGCAGACCGTGCGCGTGGAGTCACGCATCCGCAAGATCCAGGGTGTGGTGCAGGCCTTCGAGGAGCCCGGTGAGGTCAACGCGGTCACGGACGTGCGGCGCGTGGAGACCTTCACGGACGCGGACGGCACATGGGGGCTCTACGAGATCGCCCCGCTGACCGGGCGCACCCACCAGATCCGCGTGCACATGACGTCGCTCGGGCTGCCGCTGCGCGGGGACAAGCTCTATCCGCAGCCGCGGCAGGACTTCGACGTGGAGGACCCGGAGAACCCCCTGCAGCTGATCGCCCGCTCCATCGAGTTCGTGCACCCCGTGACGGGTCGCGCGGTGCGGATCGACTCGCGACTGACCCCCGGCAGCCATGCGGCGGCCACTCGGAGCGCCACGTAACGATTGCGTAACATGTGACGGGTGGCACACGCCGATGCCCTCCGGGGGTACCGTAGCGCGCGGGTCTTCCCCCCTCAGCGGGCCCACCTCGGAGCCACCGCCGCAGTGCGGGGGCCCGAACCGGTTGGCGTCAGCCACCGGGAGCTGTCCCCACAGCGTGCACGACCCGTCGCACCCGGCGGGACCCTCGTGCCCGCCCGACGACGAAACGGCCCTGCATGTCCACACACCTCACCTCTGCGCCCCGCGCGCAGAGTCCGATCCGCCGTGCCCTGACCACCCTCGCCGCCGCCGCGTCCGCGGCCACCGTGGTCCTGACGGGCAGCCTGCTCACTGCGCCGCAGGCGCAGGCCAGCCCCTCCGACATCGTGGCCGTGTCCTCCGGGACCCGCGCCGCCGACTCCCAGAAGCTGCTGGACCAGGTCAACAGCCACCGGGCGTCCCGTGGTCTGAAGCCCGTGAAGTACTCCAAGTCCCTGTCCGGGCTCGCCCAGGGGCAGTCGGACCGGCTGGTCAACCAGGAGGTCATCAACCACTCCAACACCTTCCTCACGGACCGCCGGGCCGCGGGGTACAGCGCCGCGGGTGAGATCCACGCCCTGTCCTGGAAGAACTCAGTCACGGACCTCACCACCTGGTGGAAGGGTTCTCCGGCGCACAACAAGGTGCTCACCGATCCGCGCATGGAGGTGATCGGCATCGGGCTGACCTACGTGGACGGCAGCCTGGGCGGCAGCGGTCAGGGCTGGCGGCTGGTGGGAACGGTGAACTCCTACGGCTTCCCGGCCGGGCGCGCCCCCGCGGACACGAGCACCCGGGTGGCCGGCGCCGTCGCACCCCGCGCGAGCGCCGTGAAGCCCGCACCTCCCAAGGTCGTGGTGCGTGGTGCCATCAGGGGCCGCTACGACGCCCTCGGCGGGGCCTCCGTGTGCGGTGCTCCCCTGGCCAACGAGCGCGGCGGTCTCGTGGGAGGCGGCGTCTACCAGAGCTTCCGCGCGGCCAACGGCGCCCAGTGGAAGATCCTGTGGACCCCGCGCACGGGCGCGCACGCCGTCAAGGAGTCGGGCGGGATCGGCAGCGCCTGGAAGGCCGCGGGCTTCGAGCGCGGCTGGGGCTACCCGCTCACCGAGGAATACCGCGCGGGCTCCGAGGTCCAGCAGCGCTTCTCCAACGGCTACACCGCGCACTGGTCCCGCACCACCGGCCGCACCTGGGTCACGCGCTGACACGTACCGCACAGCCGACGACGCCGCCCCGCGGACTCCCTGCCTCGGCACGGGTCCGCGGGGCGCTGCGTTTCCCTGTCGCTGCGGCCCGGGCAGCGCAGGTGGGCGGGGACAGGGTCCATGGGCCGGGCAGCGGCGCCCATCGCCCCGGCCCGAAGCGAAGACCGCGTGCTTCGAGT from Kocuria rhizophila DC2201 includes these protein-coding regions:
- a CDS encoding IclR family transcriptional regulator; amino-acid sequence: MTTATNDSRTTPVVSNAIGVLRCFTVDEPHLGVTDIAGRVGLHKSTVSRILTSLEQENLVERDPQSLKYTLGLGLITLAGPLLAELDERRVAYPVLQELTERTGETSALVVWNGTETVCVEQIPSPREIKHTVPLGTRYNSAPSSTVQVFLAHQPQERVRALLLAGTLTHHSTADAAVDAYLGELAEVREAGVAVNYGRTSVDEVGVAAPVFDHRGELVSAVVIAAPRYRVTEDQVALMVEACTDAAREVSQRLGHVPPAG
- a CDS encoding aminopeptidase P family protein; this encodes MNTSPATDVSELARLKVMHNGQKEQLTFSDAEFERRLDGLRRIMAEKQLDAVILTSHHGIKYYSDFLYTTFGRSYALVVTPEDSVTVTANIDAGMPWRTSYGENVVYTDWQRDNYYFALQEVLRQRGITARRIGVEDDALPLLNRQRIQDAFPDAELVDISLESMRQRMFKSAEEIAVIKDGARIGDLGGEAIRNAIREGVTEYEVALAGTEAMIHEIATTFPLREVRDTWVWFQSGLNTDGAHNWATTRRLRRGDILSLNCFPMTSGYYTALERTLFLGEPDARSRELWEINVEVHERGQELIKPGAVCKDIAHELNKIYVSHGLLANRTFGYGHSFGVLSHYYGREAGLELREDIDTVLEPGMVISMEPMITIPEGQPGAGGYREHDILVIGEDTVENITKFPYGPEHNIVDA
- a CDS encoding MFS transporter, with amino-acid sequence MTHDAATPQAAPAGGPPAAAAAVSAGTRRRVIGASFIGNFVEWFDYAVYGYLAATIAVVFFPESDPQTALLATFALFAISFFVRPVGGFFWGHLGDRLGRRTALSLSILIMTGATFCMALIPGYGSIGIFAPILLLVVRIVQGFSAAGEYAGASAFLVEYAPAHRRGLYAAVVPASTAAGLLFGSLFVAALTAVLSGDQMNVWGWRIPFLLAAPMGLIGRYVRTKLEDTPVFQELAQEDEVIHAPVRDMFRHHWATLLRACGAVLLNAVGFYMLLSYMPTYLSEEIGFGKTESFLATSLALLSYIGFIFLTGLASDRFGRKKLLMAASVCFVLLTVPLFLLLDEGSFLVVLLVQVVLGAMLTLNDGTLPSFLAEQFPTRIRYSGFAVSFNLSNAIFGGTAPFMATLLISAFHSQLAPAWYLMAAAAVSFVAVALSHETHREPLSH
- a CDS encoding NUDIX hydrolase family protein; amino-acid sequence: MSSVRTPDPNPGWLSEEDLNRARATLPIVYVQAIPVRLDPLGCLSEIGLLLTANDEGRMVRTFVSGRVMYRETVRAALLRHLEKDLGPLAMPQMPSTTVPFAVSEFFPSPSETGLTDDRQHAVALSYIIPVRGECEPRQDALQLSWMTPDEALSLDVQEEFEGGREDLIRQAIAHAGWGR
- a CDS encoding glycoside hydrolase family 76 protein, which gives rise to MSEPPAHRAATAARSVDRLFGSRAFRVPGTYLGAVAFPHPRRGPWHYWWQAHLLEAFVDAAARERAAGHHDDAALARSRAHQLLRGIAVHSGGRVTNNVFFDDMAWLSLALGRLRHEDVAATGRTTRTVQDDGVALAKRLEAGCDENLGGGAWWNMTRDYKNTASTAPVALSFLRMHRVDEARALLTWLFDTLFDAERGVFLDGIRMVAAGSGSEITAVDPHVYTYNSGPALGAALALARVTDDAAQRELWLSRASQLVQGAAQQFTVPGPHGAPVLTGQGGGDAGLFTGILARYLGEAASSSDVDAETRRTAKALVCDTADALWDGRREFDPDEDFSTPGADGGETVAVFSPEPAEHANQAQRTGAPVELSTQVQAWTVLEAAARSADR
- the idi gene encoding isopentenyl-diphosphate Delta-isomerase, whose translation is MSENSTPERVVLLDEQHQPTGTALKSEVHTEATPLHLAFSCHVLNPDGRVLVTRRALSKRTWPGVWSNSFCGHPGPHESFEDAIARRARQELGLEIRNLTVVVPEFQYRATDATGVVENEFCPVFVAVTDTDPQPAESEVAEYAWTAPRDLIAAVESAPYAFSPWLGDQVREPALREALG
- a CDS encoding pseudouridine synthase, which produces MGPTRVRMPGPGAPDPVLDSLPGLPATAVDYVRARFPDDAAWFAEQVAAGRVLGDGGVVVTPETPYEPGVSVWFHRPVPDEDAPPVTLDVLHEDEWIMAVDKPHGLCSTPKGENVRRSVVVAARCQFDNDEISALHRLDRSTGGVLLLCKRAEDRSAFHRLFQERTVRKTYWAVAGVNERVGEQTVRVESRIRKIQGVVQAFEEPGEVNAVTDVRRVETFTDADGTWGLYEIAPLTGRTHQIRVHMTSLGLPLRGDKLYPQPRQDFDVEDPENPLQLIARSIEFVHPVTGRAVRIDSRLTPGSHAAATRSAT
- a CDS encoding CAP domain-containing protein, yielding MSTHLTSAPRAQSPIRRALTTLAAAASAATVVLTGSLLTAPQAQASPSDIVAVSSGTRAADSQKLLDQVNSHRASRGLKPVKYSKSLSGLAQGQSDRLVNQEVINHSNTFLTDRRAAGYSAAGEIHALSWKNSVTDLTTWWKGSPAHNKVLTDPRMEVIGIGLTYVDGSLGGSGQGWRLVGTVNSYGFPAGRAPADTSTRVAGAVAPRASAVKPAPPKVVVRGAIRGRYDALGGASVCGAPLANERGGLVGGGVYQSFRAANGAQWKILWTPRTGAHAVKESGGIGSAWKAAGFERGWGYPLTEEYRAGSEVQQRFSNGYTAHWSRTTGRTWVTR